In Phalacrocorax aristotelis chromosome 6, bGulAri2.1, whole genome shotgun sequence, one DNA window encodes the following:
- the LOC142058324 gene encoding LOW QUALITY PROTEIN: olfactory receptor 10A7-like (The sequence of the model RefSeq protein was modified relative to this genomic sequence to represent the inferred CDS: inserted 2 bases in 2 codons) — translation MENEEDLNLGNITRVTHFILLGFSQLAQLQLLLFVVVLLVFTVAMMGNILIVLISSVDPALHTPMYYFLKNLSLTGICYSLDIVLEMLINLLSERKTSSYTACTLQLNLIILFIISECFLLVIMASELYVAICHPLPYAIIMTKKTCRQMSAVALLSGFPVAVGLTGWLFSMSFCKXKVNHFFCDISPVLKLVCSDTYIFKLLGFIATLLIMVLPFILITISYIYIIYTIVQMPMAKSRQRVFSTYAAHLVVVTLFYCATCLVHSHPKSSLXPNNKKLVSLSYTVIILMLSAIIYSLRNSDLRETLRRATGRKILSERLTTL, via the exons atggaGAATGAGGAAGATCTGAATTTGGGAAACATCACAAGAGTAACTCACTTCATCCTGCTGGGTTTCAGTCAACTTGCCCAACTCCAGCTCCTACTCTTTGTGGTAGTTCTCTTGGTCTTCACAGTCGCTATGATGGGAAACATCCTCATTGTCCTCATATCAAGTGTTGATCCTGCCCTTCATACACCCATGTACTATTTTCTTAAGAATTTGTCTTTGACTGGCATCTGCTACAGCTTAGATATTGTGCTCGAAATGTTGATAAATTTGTTGTCAGAAAGGAAGACCTCTTCTTACACAGCTTGTACTTTGCAATTGAACTTGATCATACTATTTATCATATCTGAGTGTTTCCTGTTAGTGATCATGGCTTCTGAACTATATGTAGCAATTTGTCACCCATTACCCTATGCTATCATCATGACCAAAAAGACATGTAGGCAAATGTCAGCAGTAGCTTTGCTTTCTGGATTCCCTGTAGCAGTTGGGCTCACCGGTTGGCTATTCAGCATGTCTTTCTGCA TCAAAGTCAACCATTTCTTCTGTGACATCTCACCTGTACTGAAATTGGTCTGCTCAGATACCTACATATTCAAGCTTCTGGGGTTCATTGCCACTCTGCTTATCATGGTGCTACCATTTATCCTAATCACCATCTCCTACATTTACATCATCTATACCATTGTGCAGATGCCCATGGCTAAAAGCAGGCAAAGGGTGTTCTCCACATATGCTGCTCATCTTGTGGTTGTTACTCTCTTTTACTGTGCAACCTGCTTAGTTCATTCACATCCCAAGTCAAGCC CACCAAATAACAAAAAACTTGTGTCTCTTTCCTACACAGTCATTATTTTGATGCTCAGTGCCATCATCTACAGCCTCAGGAACAGTGACCTAAGGGAAACACTAAGGAGGGCTACTGGCAGAAAGATTTTATCAGAAAGACTCACAACCTTATAA